The Mycolicibacterium flavescens genome has a segment encoding these proteins:
- the phoU_2 gene encoding phosphate uptake regulator, PhoU, which translates to MRTAYQEQLTALSAQLGKMCGLAVSALERATEALLDADLSLAEQVIADHEHIIELNRQAEEAALRILALQQPVASDLRRVVGSIHIAADIDRMGALAAHVAGISRLRHPDCALPADVRASFAEMGARAVQLAKTAQEVLLSPDPDKAARLRDEDDAVDAEHRHLFTLLIDHKWQDGVCSAVDVALLGRYYERFADHAVEIGKRVVFEATGGLPGHKQIG; encoded by the coding sequence ATGCGGACCGCTTATCAAGAGCAACTGACCGCACTGAGCGCCCAGCTCGGCAAGATGTGCGGGCTGGCGGTCAGTGCACTCGAGCGGGCGACGGAAGCACTGCTCGACGCGGATCTCTCGCTCGCCGAGCAGGTCATCGCCGACCACGAGCACATCATCGAGCTCAACCGGCAAGCCGAGGAGGCGGCGCTGCGGATCCTCGCGCTGCAACAACCGGTCGCCAGTGACCTGCGCAGAGTGGTCGGCTCCATCCACATCGCCGCGGACATCGACCGGATGGGCGCGCTGGCGGCCCACGTGGCCGGCATCTCGCGGCTGCGGCACCCGGATTGCGCGCTGCCTGCCGACGTGCGCGCGAGCTTCGCCGAGATGGGTGCGCGCGCGGTGCAACTGGCGAAGACGGCACAGGAGGTGTTGCTGTCGCCCGATCCCGACAAGGCGGCGAGGCTGCGCGACGAGGATGACGCCGTCGACGCCGAGCACCGGCACCTGTTCACGCTGTTGATCGACCACAAGTGGCAGGACGGGGTGTGCTCGGCCGTCGATGTGGCGCTGCTGGGGCGCTACTACGAGCGGTTCGCCGACCACGCCGTCGAGATCGGCAAGCGCGTGGTGTTCGAGGCGACCGGCGGTCTGCCCGGTCACAAGCAGATCGGGTAG
- the choD gene encoding FAD dependent oxidoreductase: MEPDYDVLVIGSGFGGSVTALRLTEKGYRVGVLEAGRRFEDEDFARTSWNLRKFLWAPQLGMYGIQRIHLLRNVMILAGAGVGGGSLNYANTLYVPPDPFFNDPQWKDITDWRAELMPHYDQAQRMLGVVTNPTFTDADRVVKQVAEEMGVGDSFVPTPVGVFFGPDGTKAPGETVPDPYFGGAGPARKGCIEVGECMTGCRHNAKNTLVKNYLYLAEKFGTTIHPMTTVTGFEQRPDGLWNVHTVRTGRWVRKQKRTFTASHVVLAAGTWGTQRLLFKMRDKGKLPNLSDKLGVLTRTNSESIVGAGRFEVTDDLNLTHGVAITSSFHPTSDTHIEPVRYGKGSNAMGLLQTLMTDGDGPEGTDTPRWKQLFLNARKDPRGTVRLLNVRRWSERTLIALVMQHLDNSITTFTKRNRLGIRRYLSKQGHGAPNPTWIPVGNRVTRRIAEKIDGVAGGTWGELFNIPLTAHFLGGAAIGDDAQHGVIDPYHRVYGYPTLSVHDGASISANLGVNPSLSITAQAERAASLWPNKGESDLRPEQGQPYRRLAPVAPQNPVVPAHAPAALRWLPIQPVTSAG; the protein is encoded by the coding sequence ATGGAACCTGACTACGACGTCCTGGTGATCGGTTCGGGGTTCGGCGGCAGCGTCACGGCGCTGCGGCTCACCGAGAAGGGCTACCGCGTCGGTGTGCTCGAGGCCGGCAGGCGCTTCGAAGACGAGGACTTCGCCAGGACCTCGTGGAACCTGCGCAAGTTCCTGTGGGCGCCGCAGTTGGGCATGTACGGCATCCAGCGGATTCACCTGCTGCGCAACGTGATGATCCTGGCAGGCGCGGGTGTCGGAGGCGGCTCGTTGAACTACGCCAACACGCTCTACGTACCGCCGGACCCGTTCTTCAACGACCCGCAGTGGAAGGACATCACCGACTGGCGCGCGGAGCTCATGCCGCACTACGACCAGGCCCAGCGCATGCTCGGCGTCGTCACCAACCCCACGTTCACCGACGCCGACCGCGTGGTCAAGCAGGTCGCCGAGGAGATGGGTGTGGGCGATTCGTTCGTGCCGACGCCCGTGGGCGTCTTCTTCGGCCCGGACGGCACCAAAGCGCCCGGCGAGACCGTGCCCGACCCGTACTTCGGCGGCGCCGGACCGGCGCGCAAGGGGTGCATCGAGGTCGGCGAATGTATGACCGGCTGCCGCCACAACGCCAAGAACACGCTGGTCAAAAATTATCTGTACCTGGCCGAGAAGTTCGGCACGACGATCCACCCGATGACCACCGTCACCGGCTTCGAGCAGCGCCCGGACGGGCTCTGGAATGTGCACACCGTCCGGACCGGTCGCTGGGTTCGCAAGCAGAAGCGCACCTTCACCGCGTCACACGTCGTGCTGGCGGCCGGCACCTGGGGCACGCAGCGGTTGTTGTTCAAGATGCGCGACAAGGGCAAGTTGCCGAACCTGTCCGACAAGCTCGGTGTGCTGACCCGCACCAACTCCGAATCCATCGTCGGCGCCGGACGATTCGAGGTGACCGACGACCTCAACCTGACGCACGGCGTGGCGATCACCTCGTCGTTCCACCCCACCTCCGACACCCACATCGAGCCGGTGCGCTACGGCAAGGGCTCCAATGCCATGGGCCTGCTGCAGACGCTGATGACCGACGGCGACGGCCCCGAAGGTACCGATACGCCGCGGTGGAAACAGCTGTTCCTCAACGCGCGCAAGGATCCTCGCGGCACAGTGCGGTTGCTCAACGTCCGGCGGTGGAGCGAACGCACGTTGATCGCACTGGTCATGCAGCACCTCGACAATTCGATCACCACGTTCACCAAGCGCAACAGGCTCGGTATCAGGCGCTACCTGAGCAAACAGGGCCACGGGGCGCCCAACCCGACGTGGATTCCCGTCGGGAATCGGGTCACCCGCCGGATCGCCGAAAAGATCGACGGCGTCGCGGGCGGCACCTGGGGCGAGTTGTTCAACATCCCCCTCACCGCGCACTTCCTCGGCGGCGCCGCCATCGGCGACGACGCGCAGCACGGCGTCATCGATCCGTATCACCGGGTGTACGGCTATCCGACGCTCTCGGTGCACGATGGTGCGTCGATTTCGGCGAATCTCGGTGTCAATCCGTCACTTTCGATCACCGCCCAGGCTGAGCGCGCGGCCTCGCTGTGGCCGAACAAGGGTGAGTCCGACCTGCGGCCGGAACAGGGGCAGCCGTACCGCCGGTTGGCGCCCGTCGCGCCGCAGAACCCGGTCGTCCCGGCCCACGCACCCGCTGCGCTGCGCTGGTTGCCGATCCAACCCGTCACCTCGGCTGGTTGA
- a CDS encoding inosine 5-monophosphate dehydrogenase — MRDMVELGMGRTARRTYELDDVNIVPSRRTRSSQDVSTAWQLDAYRFEIPVVAHPTDALVSPEFAIEIGRLGGLGVLNGEGLIGRHADVEAKIAQVIEAAEKEPEPSAAIRLLQQFHAAPLDPDLLGASVARIREAGVTTAVRVSPQNARALTPTLLAAGIDLLVIQGTIISAERVASNGEPLNLKTFISELDVPVVAGGVLDHRTALHLMRTGAAGVIVGYGSTSGVTTSDEVLGISVPMATAIADAAAARREYLDETGGRYVHVLADGDMHTSGDLAKAIACGADAVVLGTPLATSAEALGAGWYWPAAAAHPSLPRGAFLQVAMGERPSLQQVLTGPSDDPFGSLNLVGGLRRSMAKAGYCDLKEFQKVGLTVGS, encoded by the coding sequence ATGCGAGACATGGTTGAGCTCGGCATGGGCAGAACCGCCCGCCGCACCTACGAACTCGACGACGTCAACATCGTGCCGTCGCGGCGCACCCGGTCGTCGCAGGACGTGTCGACGGCCTGGCAACTGGACGCCTACCGATTCGAGATCCCGGTGGTGGCCCATCCCACCGATGCGCTGGTGTCGCCGGAGTTCGCGATCGAGATCGGTCGGCTCGGCGGGCTCGGTGTCCTCAACGGCGAAGGCCTGATCGGCAGGCACGCCGACGTCGAAGCCAAGATCGCGCAGGTGATCGAGGCGGCGGAGAAGGAACCGGAGCCCTCGGCCGCGATCCGACTGCTGCAGCAGTTCCACGCCGCCCCGCTGGACCCGGATCTGCTCGGCGCGTCCGTGGCGCGCATCCGCGAGGCCGGTGTGACGACCGCGGTGCGCGTCAGCCCGCAGAACGCCCGCGCGCTGACGCCGACACTGCTCGCCGCGGGAATCGACCTGCTGGTCATCCAGGGCACGATCATCTCCGCCGAGCGGGTGGCCTCCAACGGGGAACCGCTGAACCTCAAGACCTTCATCTCCGAACTCGACGTGCCGGTCGTCGCGGGCGGCGTCCTCGACCACCGCACCGCGCTGCATCTGATGCGCACCGGCGCGGCCGGCGTCATCGTCGGCTATGGCTCGACCAGCGGCGTGACCACCAGTGACGAGGTGCTCGGGATCAGCGTCCCGATGGCCACCGCGATCGCCGACGCCGCCGCTGCGCGCCGCGAGTACCTCGACGAGACCGGCGGACGCTACGTCCACGTCCTTGCCGACGGCGACATGCACACCTCCGGCGATCTGGCGAAAGCCATCGCGTGCGGTGCGGACGCGGTGGTGCTCGGAACTCCGCTGGCGACCTCGGCCGAAGCGCTGGGCGCAGGCTGGTACTGGCCGGCCGCCGCCGCGCATCCGTCGCTGCCACGGGGTGCGTTCCTGCAAGTCGCGATGGGCGAGCGCCCGTCGTTGCAACAGGTCCTTACCGGTCCCTCCGACGATCCGTTCGGCTCGTTGAACCTGGTCGGCGGGCTGCGGCGCTCGATGGCCAAGGCCGGTTACTGCGACCTCAAGGAATTCCAGAAGGTCGGCCTGACCGTCGGGAGCTAG
- the guaB_2 gene encoding inosine-5'-monophosphate (Imp) dehydrogenase, GuaB2, with translation MSIAESSIPIAVPVPTGGDDPTKVAMLGLTFDDVLLLPAASDVVPATADTSSQLTRNIRLKVPLVSSAMDTVTESRMAIAMARAGGMGVLHRNLPVAEQAGQVETVKRSEAGMVTDPVTCSPDNTLAEVDAMCARFRISGLPVVDDTGELVGIITNRDMRFEVDQSKPVSEVMTKAPLITAREGVSAEAALGLLRRNKIEKLPIVDGHGKLTGLITVKDFVKTEQFPLSTKDKDGRLLVGAAVGVGDDAWTRAMTLVDAGVDVLVVDTAHAHNRGVLDMVSRVKAAVGDRVEVIGGNVATRAAAAALVQAGADAVKVGVGPGSICTTRVVAGVGAPQITAILEAVAACRPYGVPVIADGGLQYSGDIAKALAAGASTAMLGSLLAGTAESPGELIFVNGKQFKSYRGMGSLGAMQGRGAAGALRGSYSKDRYFQDDVLSEDKLVPEGIEGRVPFRGPLATVIHQLTGGLRAAMGYTGSATIEQLQQAQFVRITAAGLKESHPHDITMTVEAPNYYTR, from the coding sequence ATGTCGATCGCCGAAAGCAGCATCCCCATCGCGGTGCCGGTGCCTACCGGCGGGGATGACCCGACGAAAGTCGCCATGCTCGGCCTGACCTTCGATGACGTGCTTTTGCTGCCCGCCGCCTCCGACGTGGTGCCCGCGACCGCCGACACCTCGAGCCAGTTGACGAGAAACATCCGGCTCAAGGTGCCGCTGGTGAGCTCCGCGATGGACACCGTCACCGAATCGCGCATGGCGATCGCGATGGCCCGGGCCGGCGGGATGGGCGTGTTGCACCGCAACCTTCCGGTGGCCGAGCAGGCCGGCCAGGTCGAGACGGTCAAACGGTCCGAGGCGGGGATGGTCACCGACCCGGTCACCTGCTCGCCAGACAACACGCTGGCCGAGGTCGACGCGATGTGCGCGCGATTCCGGATCTCCGGGTTGCCCGTCGTCGACGACACCGGCGAGCTGGTCGGCATCATCACCAACCGCGACATGCGCTTCGAGGTGGACCAGTCCAAGCCGGTCTCCGAGGTGATGACCAAGGCCCCGCTTATCACCGCCCGCGAGGGCGTCTCTGCCGAGGCGGCGCTAGGGCTGTTGCGGCGCAACAAGATCGAGAAGCTTCCGATCGTCGACGGGCACGGCAAGCTGACCGGGCTGATCACCGTCAAGGACTTCGTCAAGACCGAACAGTTCCCATTGTCGACCAAGGACAAGGACGGCAGGCTGCTCGTCGGGGCGGCTGTCGGTGTCGGTGACGACGCCTGGACGCGGGCGATGACGCTGGTGGACGCGGGAGTCGATGTGCTTGTGGTCGACACCGCGCACGCGCACAACCGCGGCGTGCTGGACATGGTCAGCCGGGTCAAGGCCGCCGTGGGCGACCGGGTCGAGGTGATCGGCGGCAACGTGGCGACGCGTGCGGCAGCGGCTGCGCTGGTGCAGGCCGGCGCCGACGCCGTGAAGGTCGGGGTCGGGCCGGGCTCGATCTGCACCACCCGCGTGGTCGCAGGCGTGGGAGCACCGCAGATCACCGCGATCTTGGAAGCTGTAGCGGCCTGTCGACCGTATGGTGTGCCGGTCATCGCGGACGGCGGACTGCAGTATTCCGGCGACATCGCCAAGGCCCTGGCCGCGGGCGCGTCGACCGCGATGCTGGGCTCGCTGCTCGCGGGCACCGCCGAGTCGCCCGGTGAGTTGATCTTCGTCAACGGCAAGCAGTTCAAGAGCTACCGCGGCATGGGCTCGCTCGGCGCCATGCAGGGCCGCGGTGCGGCCGGGGCGCTGCGGGGGTCCTACTCAAAGGACCGCTACTTCCAGGACGACGTGCTCAGCGAGGACAAGCTCGTGCCCGAGGGCATCGAGGGCCGGGTGCCGTTCCGCGGTCCGCTGGCTACGGTGATCCACCAGCTCACCGGCGGGCTGCGCGCGGCGATGGGGTACACCGGGTCGGCGACGATCGAACAGTTGCAGCAGGCCCAGTTCGTGCGGATCACCGCGGCGGGGCTCAAGGAAAGCCACCCGCACGACATCACGATGACGGTCGAGGCGCCGAACTACTACACCCGCTGA
- a CDS encoding Conserved protein of uncharacterised function, alanine and proline rich protein yields the protein MPDFGRWTSNGGDPSLNEINRTDRFLDSLATQQPVYSTDPSEAELAQLLEGWRDEVRSAPLTATVTPRDAVLALDRAAASRRRTRTSLAVVGSAAAAVLCIGGFGAVVAGSGPGDSLYGLRTMLFGEQQDTRDDAVVLAAQTQMAEVQQLIDDGQWQAAQDKLETLTTTVATVNDTVRKEELVTQWQELTVKVEAQDPAATLPPNAPPPTFPEVVVIPSDGATSSETTVPPGTSEPTSTSETPAPTSPTTPSTSAPTTPSTSPAPSPTPSTTAAPGAPSPTSVSGTPPPTVSATPQPTSAPNSPTALPTPTAQPTPSATPRPTATADTPLPTPSPRVVEQQEDEVPTAAPTSQQPTVQAPAPRTAATTVTVPDAVEEPS from the coding sequence ATGCCTGACTTCGGACGCTGGACTTCGAACGGGGGAGATCCCTCGCTCAACGAGATCAACCGCACTGATCGGTTCCTCGATTCGCTGGCCACGCAGCAGCCGGTGTACTCGACCGATCCCAGTGAGGCGGAACTTGCCCAGCTGCTGGAGGGCTGGCGCGACGAGGTCCGCAGCGCACCTCTGACCGCCACGGTCACGCCGCGCGACGCGGTGCTGGCGCTCGACCGGGCCGCGGCATCGCGCCGCCGCACGCGCACGTCCTTGGCGGTCGTGGGGTCCGCCGCGGCCGCGGTGTTGTGCATCGGTGGCTTCGGCGCGGTGGTGGCCGGTTCCGGACCGGGCGACTCGCTGTACGGCCTGCGCACCATGCTGTTCGGCGAGCAGCAGGACACCCGCGACGACGCAGTCGTCCTGGCCGCGCAGACGCAGATGGCCGAGGTGCAGCAACTGATCGATGACGGTCAGTGGCAAGCCGCCCAGGACAAGCTCGAGACGTTGACGACGACCGTGGCGACGGTGAACGACACTGTGCGCAAAGAAGAGTTGGTCACGCAATGGCAGGAGCTGACGGTCAAGGTCGAGGCCCAGGACCCGGCGGCGACCCTGCCGCCGAATGCGCCGCCGCCGACCTTCCCCGAGGTCGTGGTGATTCCGAGCGACGGCGCGACCTCGTCGGAGACGACTGTGCCGCCGGGCACCTCTGAGCCGACCAGCACCTCCGAGACGCCCGCGCCGACCAGCCCGACCACTCCCTCGACGTCCGCGCCGACGACACCGTCGACCTCGCCGGCGCCATCCCCGACGCCGTCGACGACGGCTGCGCCGGGCGCACCGTCGCCCACGTCGGTGTCCGGCACTCCGCCGCCGACAGTGAGTGCCACGCCGCAGCCGACGTCGGCTCCGAACTCGCCGACGGCGCTGCCGACACCGACGGCGCAGCCGACCCCGTCGGCCACGCCACGGCCGACGGCGACGGCGGATACACCGCTGCCGACTCCGAGCCCTCGGGTGGTCGAGCAGCAGGAGGATGAGGTACCGACGGCCGCGCCGACGTCACAGCAACCGACCGTGCAGGCGCCAGCGCCGAGAACGGCCGCTACGACGGTGACCGTCCCGGATGCGGTCGAGGAACCGAGCTAG
- the sigE_2 gene encoding sigma-70 family RNA polymerase sigma factor, producing the protein MAAITALPRYKDQGRPFLAFVYGIAAHKVADAHRAAARNRSDPTDVVPERFSLDAGPEQMALDAEASARMKKLLAVLPEKQREILILRVVVGMSAEETAEAVGSTAGAVRVAQHRALAKLKSEIVATGRDYA; encoded by the coding sequence TTGGCCGCCATCACGGCGCTGCCGCGTTACAAGGATCAGGGACGACCGTTCCTGGCCTTCGTGTACGGCATTGCCGCCCACAAGGTTGCTGACGCGCATCGCGCAGCAGCCAGGAATCGATCCGACCCGACCGATGTCGTGCCGGAGCGGTTCTCGCTGGACGCCGGACCCGAGCAGATGGCGCTCGATGCCGAGGCGTCGGCACGCATGAAGAAGCTCCTGGCCGTGCTTCCGGAAAAACAGCGCGAGATCCTGATCTTGCGCGTCGTCGTGGGAATGAGCGCCGAGGAGACCGCTGAAGCGGTCGGCAGCACGGCGGGCGCGGTACGCGTCGCCCAGCACCGCGCACTTGCGAAATTGAAGTCCGAGATCGTCGCGACGGGGCGTGACTATGCCTGA
- a CDS encoding Predicted ATPase translates to MSAETVLAAAAFGDDPGRWPLPAGATARELWLRAVAAGGQGRYASARVDLAKLFRAAGPERSLAHSTEASCLRQLGWHAAARRWDGRALALAGSDTEAAADALIGLAADALGVGRFEASARALARAADLMSDPAPPRLRVRLGWVSAELAMARGLGRTAVGHAERAVDAAAAFGSVRHEVKSAVVFAAARCSAGDLDGARSVADTALDETQRFGMVPLQWALACLLADIGSAKHPALDMVALRDACADTVRRRGGVWSVR, encoded by the coding sequence ATGTCCGCAGAGACCGTTCTGGCCGCAGCCGCATTCGGTGACGATCCCGGCCGTTGGCCGTTGCCTGCCGGCGCCACTGCGCGCGAGTTGTGGCTGCGCGCCGTCGCGGCGGGCGGACAGGGCCGCTATGCCAGCGCCCGTGTCGATCTGGCCAAGCTCTTCCGGGCCGCAGGACCCGAACGATCATTGGCCCACAGCACCGAGGCGTCGTGCCTGCGTCAACTCGGCTGGCACGCTGCAGCGCGGCGATGGGACGGGCGGGCGCTGGCGCTTGCCGGATCGGATACCGAAGCGGCTGCGGATGCGTTGATCGGACTGGCCGCCGACGCGCTGGGAGTCGGCCGGTTCGAGGCGTCGGCGCGCGCGCTGGCCCGTGCCGCCGACCTGATGTCCGATCCGGCGCCGCCGAGGCTGCGGGTTCGGCTGGGATGGGTGTCGGCCGAACTGGCCATGGCTCGCGGCCTCGGCCGGACCGCGGTGGGTCACGCCGAACGCGCCGTCGACGCCGCCGCCGCCTTTGGCTCGGTACGCCACGAGGTGAAGTCGGCGGTCGTGTTTGCCGCAGCGCGGTGCAGTGCGGGTGACCTCGACGGCGCGCGGTCGGTGGCCGATACGGCTCTCGACGAGACGCAGCGCTTCGGAATGGTTCCACTGCAATGGGCGTTGGCTTGCTTGCTGGCCGACATCGGCAGCGCCAAGCATCCGGCACTCGACATGGTGGCGCTCCGCGATGCTTGTGCCGATACAGTGCGTCGGCGGGGCGGCGTGTGGTCGGTGCGGTAA